From a region of the Campylobacter sp. genome:
- the tmk gene encoding dTMP kinase produces MYVIFEGIDGVGKSTQIARLAAAFPQAIVTKEPGGTKLGEAVRSLVLGEDFKWSRGSVNLREACGEISKRAELLLFLADRAEHYERVIKGGADRLVLSDRGFISGLAYALANDENADLSELIALNKFALGGKFADKIVLFSADEQLVKKRLKTRVSSDIIEARGLKYLMRVQDLMAQACAACGVETLQIDAAQSEEAICDQIKNFILS; encoded by the coding sequence ATGTATGTAATATTCGAAGGTATCGACGGCGTGGGCAAAAGCACGCAGATAGCGCGGCTAGCGGCTGCTTTTCCGCAAGCGATCGTGACCAAGGAGCCCGGCGGCACGAAGCTCGGCGAGGCGGTGCGAAGCCTCGTTTTGGGCGAGGATTTTAAGTGGTCGCGCGGCAGCGTAAATCTACGCGAGGCCTGTGGCGAAATTTCAAAGCGTGCCGAGCTACTTTTGTTTCTCGCAGACCGCGCCGAGCACTACGAACGCGTGATAAAGGGCGGCGCGGACAGGCTCGTGCTAAGCGATCGCGGCTTCATCTCGGGGCTTGCCTATGCGCTGGCAAACGACGAAAACGCGGATCTTAGCGAGCTTATCGCGCTTAATAAATTTGCGCTTGGGGGCAAATTCGCAGATAAAATCGTGCTATTTTCGGCGGACGAACAGCTCGTCAAAAAGCGGCTTAAAACGCGCGTTAGCAGCGATATAATCGAGGCTCGCGGGCTTAAATACCTAATGCGCGTGCAAGATCTTATGGCGCAGGCATGCGCGGCGTGCGGCGTTGAGACCCTGCAAATCGACGCCGCACAGTCCGAAGAGGCGATCTGCGATCAGATAAAAAATTTCATACTTTCTTAA
- the coaD gene encoding pantetheine-phosphate adenylyltransferase, whose translation MQNSRKCIYPGTFDPITNGHLDVIKRALGLFDEVIVAVALNESKKPYFSLQSRLEMARAATRGLRGVSVQSFDNLLVDFARSCGVRFVIRGLRAVSDFEYELQIGYANASLWEEFESVYLMPTLKNAFISSSIVRSVLSHGGDVSHLVPSEILKFLKK comes from the coding sequence ATGCAAAACTCAAGAAAATGTATCTATCCGGGCACTTTCGATCCTATTACGAACGGCCACCTGGACGTCATCAAGCGCGCGCTGGGGCTTTTTGATGAAGTCATCGTCGCAGTCGCGCTAAACGAGAGCAAAAAGCCCTATTTTAGCCTACAATCCAGACTAGAGATGGCGCGAGCCGCGACACGCGGACTTCGCGGCGTGAGCGTGCAAAGCTTTGATAATCTACTCGTGGATTTCGCCAGATCCTGCGGCGTGCGCTTTGTAATCCGCGGACTGCGCGCGGTTAGCGACTTTGAGTACGAGCTGCAGATCGGCTATGCAAACGCCTCGCTATGGGAGGAATTTGAGAGCGTGTATCTGATGCCGACGCTCAAAAACGCCTTCATCTCAAGCTCGATTGTCCGCTCCGTTTTGAGCCACGGCGGCGACGTTTCGCACCTGGTGCCGAGCGAAATTTTAAAATTTTTGAAAAAATGA